In the Rhododendron vialii isolate Sample 1 chromosome 2a, ASM3025357v1 genome, TATGAAGTCTTTGAATGATAAATGAAGCTCTTTTGTCGTGTTGAAACTGTattaagtttattttgtttatgttttgagTTGATGTCAAACACGATTTCATGAAACCGATGACCATGCCAGTGAGTAACTTTCTTTGTTTCATGTTCGAGAAAGCTTAACAAGCTTGATGTTAAGGTTTGGCTTCATTAATGGTCAATCTCGATAGAATTGCTTGTTTACTTGTGAATCAATCTTGAATGGGTTTGAACGATCTAACTAATAGTTACTCCAATAACAGTAGTTGAAGGAGAACTATTTCTTCAGTTTCTTATGTTCGTACTCCGACGGCAGTGGCGGCCGAGGCGGAACCCCTCCCCAAGAGGTTGCTGAAAAGGCAGAACCCCTCCCCAAGAGATCATCACTGACGTACTCTCTCTACTACTTGTCAAATCTATTTGTTGATTCAAGTCCgtttcaaaataaatgtgtGATAATATATGGGAAAATGactgttttgataattaatatccggacattttcagcattaacaaatgttcttagtatgtttttggcaggtattaattattgaaacacgtcatgggccgtcattttcccataataTATTATGGTAAGTATATCCATACATCATGGTAAGTGTGACatgcgaaaaaaattcttaaaactaCCTTGTTTTTTAAGTGATTTTGATCTAATTGCTGAgatttatacattttttaatttgaaggTTCACATTTATGGGGTATCCATACCCCAGTATCACTGTGGGgcatcacataaaaatttgtcAAGTACGGGTAGAAAAATATTCAATCCAGCCAATTACAAAATGCTTGAGGATTTGCCCCATATTGCCCCAACCGATCTCCGTCGcccttatttagtttttttttttatccgcgtCGCCCTTATTTAGTTACTCCATcagtctcaatttgtttgtctaatttggAGAATGCAACTTTTTACAGAACACAATCATTACGCCTATAATTGCTCAACTTTCCAAAAGTTACCCTcctaactttttgaaaaagatcaCATTATTTCAAATGGTAGGGGacaaaaatagaattttcttagtttttggtTCCTTCTTCAAAAGTGGATAAACATTTTGgaaataagtaaaaataaaaaagtgtacAGATAAATTTGGGATGGGGAAGTATTTGGTCCATCTGATAGTCGGATCCAGTCAAATCTGGTCCGGACtaatttggttcattttttttatccgagccgtttaaaagtgttttgtaCCGTCCAAATTTATTTGGGATGTTtcgaatattttttaataaaaatttacaagatTTACAGAAACAAATCTTaaccgttcaaaatatttttggacggctcaaatgaaaaaaatggaccaaactTGACCGGATCCAACCCATCTTTATCAGGGGCTTTGGTTGGCCTAACGTAATCAGGATTCTGTTAAAGTAGTTACAAATCCATAACTTTCCCATCATCACTGCCTTCCTTGCGgttacaaaataattttccacCGCCATACACCTGAAACACTTCTCCACCACCAAGCTCCACCGCATTGCAGCCATGTCCGACGGCGGAACCCTTCCCAAGGAAATGATCACCGACATACTCTCTCGACTGCCCGTCGAATCCCTTTGCCGATTCAAATGCGTTTCTCCCTCGTGGAAAACCCTGATCTCTTCCCCCTGTTTCGCCAAAACCCACCTCAACAGaactaaaaccctaaaaaaccctGATAACCTCCATAAAAAAATCCTCATCATGGCCGACAATCTCTACTCCGTTGACCTCGCCCACACAAATCCGACCGCCACAAAGCTTAGTCTCCCCAAGGCGGAACAACAACTAGAGCATCGGGTACGCGTTGTGAACTCCTGCGATGGTTTGGTGCTAGTTTCCAATCGATGCGGCTCCGAGTTGTTCTTGTTGAATCCATCCACCAGAGAATGCAAGAAACTCCCCGTATTTCCTTGTGTCGTCGATTCCGCAGATTATTTCGACGAGAATCTATACGGCGTGGGATACGATTCTTCCATGGATGATTACAAGGTCGTGATCGTCTCCTCCGCATCGTTCCCGAGGACAGGAGCTTCAATCGTGGCCGTCTATTCGCTGAAAACTAATTCTTGGAGGAGAATTCAGGACACAAATTTTTATCTTAAGGCGTTCACTGGTAGGGTTTTTGTTAATGGATGTCTCCATGGAATTTGTTGGAGGGATGGTTCCAATGTGATTGTTGCTTTCAATTTGTCGGATGAGGTTGCAAGGGAAGTTCCACAACCGGCTTGGTATTGTGGAATTGGATCCGAGATTATGTCTTATCGCGTTGCAGTTCTCGGGGGTTGTCTCTGTTTGGTTGACAAGCGGGTGACTGATTTGTGGAAAATGAAGGAGTACGGGGTACAAGAATCGTGGACAGAATTTAAGATCCGGTCCGGGTTGTTTAAAGCTCAGTGGTTGGGCTTGTTAGCGGAAGACGAATTCTTGTTGAAAACCACTCCGGGGAGAGGACTTGAGCAATGGGTTGTCTACAATTCACAAAAAGACACAGTGAGGAACATGGTGGTTCGTGGCATTCCGGATGTGTTTTCGTTTCAGGGCAGCTACGTGGAGAGCCTCATCTCACCTCATCTTGGAGGAGGGATTGGGAGGCAATGAATCTTCAGGTATTTCAGTGAAATACGAGTGGCTATTGACTTCTTTTGTTGATATTTCAACCTTTTTGGAAGTTGCTCATCATATTCATAGATGTGTTACTGGGATGTTGTCAGGTGGTTCATTCTCCAAGAATGGTTTATGGATGTTCTGTTTTGGTGATAGGTATTAGAATGTGTAAGGTCTTGTTTCTTGTGTTGTCTTTACCTATCTTTACATCCTTTGGTTTATTCTTGTTTTGGCTAGGTTTCTCCATTAGTTGTCATAGTATGTTCCATTTATGATCGACTTCTATTAATGATAGATGATGTCCATTTGTTGTGTTGAAATTGTATTCAAATAGAATTTGTTAATCTCCGTTAGTTGATTTCAAACAAGGTTTTGTTTCGTGGAGTTCGGATATTGGAGCCGGTTGGAAATTATTTGACTTCTCGTGGAGAGTGTGGCAACTTGTTTGGGCGCTTGGTTGGTTCATCCACCAAGAGTGGTTTTTCATGgaagttttgttttggttaCTAGTAGTAGATGTTGTGCTGTGTCTTCTGTAGTCTTGACCTAGTCTTTACATCCTTCTTCTTGTTTAGTTCTTTAGTTTCCTCCATTAGTTGTCAATGAATGTTCGAATTATTTAGTCTTTGAATGATAAATGAAGTTCTTTTGTCGTGTTGAAACTGTattaagtttattttgtttatgtttttagttGATATCAAACGCGATTTCATGAAACCGATGACCATGCCAGTGAGTAACTTTCTTTGTTTCATGTTCGAGAAAGCTTAACAAGCTTGATGTTAAGGTTTGGCTTCATTAATGGTCAATCTCAATAGAATTGCTTGTTTACTTGTGAATCGATCTTGAATGGGTTTGAACGATCTAACTAATAGTTACTCCAATAATACTAGTTGAAGGAGAACTATTTCTTCAGTTTCTTATGTTCGTACTCCAACGGCAGTGGTGGCCAAGGCGGAACCCCTCCCCAAGAGGTTGCTGAAAAGGCGGAACCCCTCCCCAAGGATCATCACTGATGTACTCTCTCGACTACCTGTCAAATCTATTTGTTGATTCAAGTCCGTCCAGAAAACCCTAATCTCCGAACCCCATTTTGCCAAAATGCACCTCAATTGAAGCATTACCAAGCCTGATAAAATCCATTACATTCCGACTCTTACCATCACTACTCCGTGGATTACTTCAATAAACCAACTGCGATAAAGCTTGATTTCGCTTTGGCCGCATTCTCTGATTGAGAATCTAAGAAACTGCCTGGACTTGCCTTATGCAAGGTGGTTGTATCACCAGTTATGATACATATATTTGTATAGTATAATGGGAATCGATATGGGGATTTGTAATGATTCTAATACCGTCGTGAGTGTCTATTTACTGAAAACTGGGTAATTCTTGGAGGAGAAAACAAGATTCTCCTGATGTCTATGACAGTGACCTCTTTCcaaattgtttggttttgtgATTCATGTGTGTCCTCATTGGCTAGCTAATATGGGTTCTAATCGTCTTTGGATGGTTGTTTCGGTTTGCTTGCTCCTAATGGTCATGTTTGGATGATGGAGGGATAACATCTACGGCACAACTGTTGCGTTCATCGGGAAACTGGGAAGTTTTTTTCCTCAGAAGGGCCAAGAGAGAATGTGTTAATCCAATGCGACGAAGAAAAGATCAAGGCGGCGGTTTGTGGCGCTGGAACTGGAGTAATTCTTATCCTATGCAACAGAGAAAAGATCAAGGGATGTGGTGGTTTGTATCTGGAAATGATTTCTGCATCGAACTATTGAAGAGAGTATTTTCCTCGATTACGTTTACATAGAACAACTGCTTTATTTATTGACCCAGTTTGAGAGTTTCTTCATTCTTAAGCATCCCTTCATCAGCATCAAGTTTAGATTATCCATGATCCCATCATCATCGTGATGTCATTTAGGGGTGCGCAAAAAATCCTTTAACCCACGAGATGTACTCAGCCGGAGCCGACGACCTGCACGAGTACCTGCGGATGGAGAGTGTGAACAGGTTTTGTTGGGCGGGTGATAATCTGTGTGGTCGTGGGCTGGGTTGATTGTGAGTTAAATCTTCTT is a window encoding:
- the LOC131317196 gene encoding F-box/kelch-repeat protein At3g06240-like; amino-acid sequence: MSDGGTLPKEMITDILSRLPVESLCRFKCVSPSWKTLISSPCFAKTHLNRTKTLKNPDNLHKKILIMADNLYSVDLAHTNPTATKLSLPKAEQQLEHRVRVVNSCDGLVLVSNRCGSELFLLNPSTRECKKLPVFPCVVDSADYFDENLYGVGYDSSMDDYKVVIVSSASFPRTGASIVAVYSLKTNSWRRIQDTNFYLKAFTGRVFVNGCLHGICWRDGSNVIVAFNLSDEVAREVPQPAWYCGIGSEIMSYRVAVLGGCLCLVDKRVTDLWKMKEYGVQESWTEFKIRSGLFKAQWLGLLAEDEFLLKTTPGRGLEQWVVYNSQKDTVRNMVVRGIPDVFSFQGSYVESLISPHLGGGIGRQ